A single window of Granulicella mallensis MP5ACTX8 DNA harbors:
- a CDS encoding amylo-alpha-1,6-glucosidase gives MLKIVILIQFVFLSLGLQAQTSPSLAQFPLENDSLAIHHVAQPQQPFTLVGEHAAILGEQDGTFELWLMPIQVLRNAHLTARLQGYDFPIELNKLATDVDVEPDHTTITYSHAAITVRQHMFLPRTGASGIASAVVLFEVHAVRPAQISLTFDPSMTMEWPAPNFGPANAGWRERPGGSGYVLQTNSPGLYGVVAMPGATHGEIRPYQERAAEPPAVLTFSYDPKRDDHTFYPLLCGVSDSGSLTSQAKQGADPTGELLDRILALEDHIPELYRSTAEYYKHFFNERLDVTTPDPQFNKALRWAEISVDQSRTPLAKGTGMTAGWLPAGTTARPGYGWFFGRDALWSLYAINSYGDFPFSRGALEFLLSQQREDGKIMHEFSQTAGQVDWRSMPYQYAAADATPLLLMAMDDYVRMSGDVEFLRAHWQEILLAYRFTRTHTTEGAMDNSQGTGWVEEWLPHKPDQEIYMVALDAQANLAVSRLAKLMGDSKLEAGSLETARTVETRLAGYRSPTGIFRFSRNHDGSFENVRSIFPSVAWWTGDLHPAEADKIFEDWEGSHFTVDWGVRSVANTQTIYDPISYHRGSVWPLYTGWTAMAEYRTGRSLAAFEHLQSSVKLTDLQDPGAITEVLSGEFYQPLARSSSHQLWSSAMLLSPAIRGLFGINSDALNHRLTISPQLPADWDHVALRNVTVGNTRYNVTMDRKGPELVIDADSTEATVLCLTAAVSRVTCNEPPALHHSLRLPLTPVEVSLGEEAETRQGMQSQHMHVLNEQREAKSLTLTLEAPGGSDQILKVRRNIDHADKAPALMVSGAELHGDLLQVHAPLGEGYQTIEVTIRW, from the coding sequence ATGCTCAAGATCGTTATCCTGATTCAATTCGTCTTTCTCTCTCTGGGACTGCAAGCTCAAACTTCACCCTCTCTCGCGCAGTTTCCGCTGGAGAACGATTCGCTGGCGATCCACCATGTAGCTCAGCCGCAACAGCCCTTTACGCTGGTGGGAGAGCACGCCGCCATTCTGGGAGAGCAGGACGGGACCTTTGAGCTATGGCTTATGCCCATTCAGGTCTTGCGTAATGCCCACCTGACGGCACGGCTCCAGGGCTATGATTTCCCCATCGAGCTGAACAAGCTTGCGACCGATGTTGACGTTGAACCTGACCATACAACGATCACCTACTCCCATGCAGCCATTACGGTACGGCAGCATATGTTCCTGCCTAGAACAGGAGCCTCGGGGATTGCATCCGCGGTGGTTCTCTTTGAGGTTCACGCGGTCAGGCCTGCGCAGATCTCGCTGACCTTCGATCCCTCCATGACGATGGAGTGGCCTGCGCCCAACTTCGGCCCCGCCAACGCCGGATGGAGAGAGCGACCGGGCGGAAGCGGCTATGTTTTGCAGACTAACAGTCCCGGGCTATACGGTGTGGTTGCCATGCCAGGCGCAACGCATGGAGAGATTCGCCCTTATCAGGAGCGCGCGGCGGAGCCACCAGCCGTTCTGACCTTCTCCTATGATCCAAAGCGCGACGACCACACCTTTTACCCGTTGCTCTGTGGCGTCTCCGACTCAGGCAGCCTGACCTCACAGGCAAAGCAGGGAGCTGACCCGACGGGAGAGCTGCTCGACCGCATTCTCGCTCTTGAAGATCATATTCCCGAGCTCTATCGCTCGACAGCGGAGTACTACAAGCACTTCTTCAACGAACGCCTGGACGTAACGACTCCAGACCCCCAGTTCAATAAAGCCCTGCGCTGGGCGGAGATCTCGGTCGATCAATCGCGCACGCCGCTGGCGAAAGGTACAGGTATGACCGCAGGATGGCTTCCTGCCGGGACCACCGCTAGACCAGGTTATGGCTGGTTCTTTGGGCGCGACGCTCTCTGGTCGCTCTACGCGATCAACAGCTATGGAGACTTTCCATTCAGCCGGGGAGCCCTTGAATTTCTTCTGTCGCAGCAGCGGGAAGACGGCAAGATCATGCACGAGTTCTCGCAGACTGCTGGCCAGGTTGACTGGAGATCGATGCCCTACCAATATGCAGCAGCCGATGCCACACCGCTTCTGCTGATGGCAATGGACGATTACGTTCGCATGAGCGGTGATGTCGAGTTTCTTCGCGCTCACTGGCAGGAGATCCTGCTGGCCTATCGTTTCACCCGCACGCATACGACAGAGGGTGCGATGGACAACTCGCAGGGCACCGGATGGGTCGAGGAGTGGCTGCCGCATAAGCCGGACCAGGAGATCTATATGGTTGCACTGGATGCCCAGGCCAACCTTGCCGTCTCACGGTTGGCAAAGCTGATGGGCGACTCAAAGCTGGAAGCAGGCTCGCTCGAAACCGCACGAACGGTAGAGACACGGCTCGCAGGCTATCGCTCTCCCACCGGAATCTTTCGCTTTAGTCGCAATCACGACGGCTCCTTCGAGAATGTGCGATCGATCTTCCCCAGCGTCGCCTGGTGGACAGGTGACCTGCATCCGGCGGAGGCAGACAAAATTTTTGAGGACTGGGAGGGAAGTCACTTCACCGTCGACTGGGGTGTCCGGTCCGTGGCGAACACGCAGACAATCTACGATCCGATCAGCTATCACCGCGGTTCGGTGTGGCCGCTCTATACCGGATGGACAGCGATGGCAGAGTACCGTACAGGCCGTAGCCTTGCTGCGTTCGAGCACCTGCAATCGAGCGTGAAACTAACCGACTTACAAGATCCCGGAGCCATTACGGAGGTGCTTTCGGGAGAGTTCTACCAACCGCTCGCACGGAGCAGCTCCCATCAACTGTGGTCCTCGGCGATGCTGCTTAGCCCGGCGATTCGCGGCCTCTTCGGCATCAACTCCGATGCTCTGAACCATCGGCTGACTATCTCTCCACAGCTTCCGGCAGATTGGGATCATGTAGCACTGCGCAATGTGACCGTGGGCAACACACGCTACAACGTAACGATGGATCGTAAAGGTCCCGAGCTTGTGATCGATGCAGACTCAACGGAAGCAACTGTTTTGTGTCTTACCGCTGCTGTGAGCCGTGTCACCTGCAACGAGCCGCCCGCATTGCATCACTCCCTGCGGTTACCGCTCACCCCGGTAGAGGTAAGCCTGGGTGAGGAAGCAGAGACGCGGCAGGGGATGCAGTCGCAACACATGCACGTACTCAATGAGCAGCGCGAAGCAAAGTCTCTGACGCTTACGCTCGAAGCACCTGGTGGAAGCGATCAGATCCTCAAGGTCCGTCGCAATATAGACCACGCGGATAAGGCGCCCGCTCTAATGGTTAGCGGAGCTGAGTTACATGGCGATCTGCTTCAGGTGCATGCGCCCTTGGGCGAGGGGTACCAGACCATAGAGGTAACGATTCGATGGTAA
- a CDS encoding phosphocholine-specific phospholipase C — translation MAHTRRDFLKVAAMLSGAAGVSGFIPDSIQRAFAIEPEAGSTYLDAEHIVILMQENRSFDHALGTLQGVRGFNDPRAIRQANGNSVFVQTNAAGESYAPWRLDIRDTRVTWMGSIPHSRNSQVDAWNEGHHDGWIDAKRAYSPDYAHIPLTMGHYTREDLPFYYELADAFTVCDQNYCSVMTSTTPNRSVFWTGTVRDEQRTDSKVFMRNDEIMSGGMTWKTYPERLHEAGISWKLYQNELTNSGGMSREESAWLSNFGTNVLEAFAAYNIEAYPGSVLAMQQQIASLTKQMTKLQQTVANEQDPEAAARIHSRIDGDQKRIEKIKASLANSGEARYKQLTPQQRALHDAAFVTNVNDPHYRSLDSIDFEDAGKPLTMEVPKGDILHQFRQDVNEGKLPTISWLSSPEKFSDHPTSPWYGAWYVSEVMDILTKNPEVWKKTIFILTYDENDGYFDHAPSFVAADPKRPQTGRASEGIDTGLEYSYAKDELIQGVPEKEARSGPIGMGFRVPMIIASPWSRGGWVNSQLFDHSSTLMFLEEFVQKKHGKTVREENISAWRRSISGDLTSCFRPHDAKETKLEFLDRNKFVVSIQQARYKEVPSNYKKLTSEQIAEINRNQTSSDLMSHQEKGIRPACSLPYELYAEGKLNADRTKFELHLKAGNEVYGKRAAGAPFNVYLRNTKVDAAPGMMVATYAVKSGDTLSEDFPLSLFADGRYSIDVHGPNGFYRSFTGEAQAPGLQARTSYERQSSHLTGNVQVLLHNPGTEPLKVAVLDNSYKTGTVNKTIPAGHEMSVVLNLKQSHGWYDFTVMADGATSAARYAGRVETGRSSFSDPLMGGVV, via the coding sequence ATGGCGCATACACGACGTGATTTTCTTAAAGTTGCAGCAATGTTGTCAGGTGCTGCAGGCGTATCTGGTTTTATTCCCGATTCCATTCAGCGGGCCTTTGCCATCGAACCGGAAGCCGGTTCTACCTATCTGGACGCCGAGCACATCGTTATCCTGATGCAGGAAAATCGCTCCTTCGACCACGCACTGGGAACCCTGCAGGGTGTTCGTGGATTCAACGATCCGCGCGCTATCCGTCAAGCCAATGGCAACTCCGTATTCGTACAGACCAATGCAGCCGGAGAATCCTATGCGCCCTGGCGGTTGGATATCCGAGACACTCGCGTTACCTGGATGGGATCCATTCCTCACTCCCGTAATAGCCAGGTCGATGCCTGGAACGAGGGACACCACGACGGATGGATCGACGCCAAGCGCGCGTATTCGCCTGATTATGCCCATATCCCTCTCACGATGGGACACTACACCCGCGAGGACCTGCCGTTCTACTACGAGCTCGCGGATGCCTTTACGGTATGCGACCAGAACTACTGCTCGGTGATGACCAGCACAACGCCGAATCGCAGCGTCTTCTGGACCGGGACTGTGCGCGATGAGCAGCGTACCGACTCCAAGGTATTCATGCGCAATGACGAGATCATGAGCGGCGGCATGACCTGGAAGACCTATCCGGAGCGCCTGCATGAAGCTGGGATCAGCTGGAAGCTCTATCAGAATGAGTTGACGAACTCCGGCGGCATGAGCAGGGAAGAGTCGGCGTGGCTGTCGAACTTTGGCACGAACGTTCTGGAAGCCTTTGCGGCTTACAACATCGAAGCCTATCCCGGCAGCGTTCTGGCGATGCAGCAGCAGATCGCCTCGCTCACGAAGCAGATGACGAAGCTTCAGCAGACGGTAGCCAACGAACAGGACCCGGAGGCTGCGGCACGAATCCACTCTCGGATCGACGGCGATCAAAAGCGCATCGAGAAGATCAAAGCCTCACTGGCGAACAGCGGTGAAGCTCGCTACAAGCAGCTCACTCCCCAGCAGCGTGCCCTTCATGACGCGGCCTTTGTCACGAATGTGAATGATCCTCACTACAGGTCACTGGACTCCATCGACTTCGAAGATGCTGGGAAGCCGCTAACGATGGAAGTCCCGAAGGGAGATATCCTGCATCAGTTCCGGCAGGATGTGAATGAGGGCAAGCTTCCCACGATCTCCTGGTTGAGCTCGCCGGAGAAGTTTTCAGATCATCCGACGTCGCCCTGGTACGGCGCATGGTACGTCTCCGAGGTTATGGATATCCTGACCAAGAATCCCGAGGTCTGGAAGAAGACGATCTTCATCCTTACCTATGACGAGAACGATGGTTACTTCGATCACGCGCCTTCCTTCGTAGCCGCAGATCCCAAGCGTCCGCAGACGGGGCGCGCCTCCGAAGGCATCGATACGGGGCTGGAATACAGCTACGCGAAGGACGAACTGATCCAGGGTGTACCCGAAAAAGAAGCGCGCTCCGGGCCTATCGGCATGGGCTTCCGTGTGCCCATGATCATTGCATCTCCGTGGAGCCGCGGCGGCTGGGTCAACTCCCAGCTCTTCGATCACTCCTCGACGCTCATGTTCCTGGAGGAGTTCGTACAGAAAAAGCATGGCAAGACGGTCAGGGAAGAGAACATCAGCGCATGGCGGCGTTCTATCTCTGGCGATCTTACCTCCTGCTTCCGTCCTCATGATGCTAAGGAGACCAAGCTCGAATTTCTCGACCGGAACAAGTTTGTTGTAAGCATTCAACAGGCTCGCTATAAAGAAGTCCCTTCGAACTACAAGAAGCTGACGTCTGAACAAATAGCGGAGATCAACCGCAACCAGACGAGCTCCGACTTGATGTCTCATCAGGAGAAGGGCATTCGCCCAGCGTGCTCGCTGCCCTATGAGCTCTATGCAGAGGGCAAGCTAAACGCAGATCGCACCAAGTTCGAACTGCACCTGAAGGCCGGCAACGAGGTTTATGGAAAGCGCGCAGCCGGCGCTCCCTTCAATGTCTACCTGCGGAATACGAAGGTAGACGCGGCTCCCGGAATGATGGTTGCAACCTACGCGGTGAAATCGGGTGACACACTCTCTGAGGATTTCCCTCTGTCGCTCTTTGCGGATGGCCGCTACTCGATCGATGTCCACGGACCGAACGGCTTCTATCGCTCCTTTACGGGCGAGGCTCAGGCTCCTGGCCTGCAGGCGCGTACCTCCTACGAGCGGCAGAGCTCGCACCTGACAGGCAATGTGCAAGTCCTCCTGCATAATCCCGGAACCGAACCCCTCAAGGTCGCGGTGCTGGATAACTCGTACAAGACTGGCACTGTGAACAAGACGATCCCTGCTGGGCATGAGATGTCTGTTGTTCTGAATCTCAAGCAGAGTCATGGCTGGTACGACTTCACGGTGATGGCGGACGGTGCAACGTCTGCAGCCCGTTATGCAGGACGCGTAGAGACCGGCCGGTCCAGCTTTAGCGACCCACTGATGGGGGGCGTCGTCTAG
- the mgrA gene encoding L-glyceraldehyde 3-phosphate reductase has product MSYVAETKRYEGAQFRQCGRSGIVLPPVSLGLWQNFGGTDVFETGRAVVRRAFDRGMTHFDLANNYGPPYGSAEENFGHILRKDLHPYRNELIISSKAGWDMWPGPYGMGGSRKYLLASLDESLQRMGLEYVDIFYSHRPSLDVPLEETMGALAHAVRQGKALYVGISSYSPERTREAAKILRSEGVPLLIHQPSYSMLNRWIETELLDTLEDVGAGCIAFSPLAQGLLTNKYLHGVPENSRAKSGGAGGSFLQSFLNEKNLNQVRALNEMAQGRGQTLAQMAIAWVLRDQRVTSALIGARNVEQLDNSLDAVKKLDFTQAELDAIDHHAQEGGIDLWKGAREGTE; this is encoded by the coding sequence ATGAGTTACGTAGCTGAGACAAAGCGATACGAGGGTGCGCAGTTTCGCCAGTGTGGTCGATCAGGAATCGTGCTGCCGCCGGTGTCGCTGGGATTGTGGCAGAACTTCGGCGGTACCGATGTCTTCGAGACGGGCCGCGCGGTCGTACGGCGTGCGTTCGATCGGGGCATGACGCACTTCGATCTTGCGAATAACTATGGGCCCCCGTATGGATCGGCGGAGGAGAACTTCGGCCATATCCTGCGCAAAGATCTTCACCCGTATCGGAACGAACTCATCATCTCGTCGAAGGCTGGCTGGGATATGTGGCCCGGCCCCTATGGCATGGGCGGATCGCGCAAGTATCTGCTGGCGTCTCTCGATGAGAGCCTGCAGCGCATGGGACTGGAGTACGTCGATATCTTCTACTCGCACCGTCCCAGCCTGGACGTGCCGCTTGAAGAGACGATGGGGGCTCTCGCACACGCGGTGCGACAGGGCAAAGCTCTGTACGTGGGCATCTCGTCTTATAGCCCGGAGCGCACGCGAGAGGCAGCGAAGATCCTGCGGAGCGAAGGAGTGCCACTGCTGATCCATCAACCTTCTTACTCGATGCTGAATCGCTGGATCGAAACGGAGTTGCTGGACACTCTGGAGGATGTAGGTGCCGGTTGCATCGCGTTCTCTCCGCTTGCCCAGGGGCTGCTTACGAACAAATATCTCCATGGGGTTCCCGAGAACTCACGCGCTAAGTCAGGAGGCGCAGGAGGATCATTCCTGCAGTCATTCCTGAACGAAAAGAACCTCAACCAGGTGCGAGCTCTAAATGAGATGGCTCAAGGCCGCGGACAGACGTTGGCCCAGATGGCTATTGCGTGGGTGCTGCGCGACCAGCGTGTTACTTCAGCTCTTATTGGTGCACGCAATGTCGAGCAACTTGATAACTCGCTTGATGCGGTGAAGAAGCTTGACTTTACCCAGGCGGAGCTGGATGCCATTGATCACCACGCACAAGAGGGTGGGATCGATCTATGGAAGGGCGCACGCGAAGGCACGGAGTAG
- a CDS encoding amidohydrolase family protein: MRTIALEEHFVTESFLRATGAYGKDLPAYMEALQPKLLDLGAGRIAAMDEAAVDFQVLSLAAMGFDSLDAATANALAQDVNDELAEAVRAHPSRLGGFATLALKDPDTAAVELERCVTQLGFRGALVDGTTDGLFLDDPRFLPVFEAAAHLGVPVYLHPALPPEPVKNAYFSGLPGELGHLLSIAGWGWHAETGLHTLRLILSGLFDRFPSLQLIIGHMGEGLPYALARSSGVLSQAAPHLRQPVAGYFKSNIHLTTSGYFSQPPLRCAMDVVGIDRLMFSIDYPFSPNGRGRAYLDSLQELLSSEDLAKLVHRNAEALLGL; this comes from the coding sequence ATGAGAACGATCGCCCTCGAAGAGCACTTTGTTACCGAGTCTTTCCTCCGTGCCACAGGAGCCTACGGCAAAGATCTTCCCGCATACATGGAGGCGCTGCAGCCAAAGCTTCTCGATCTCGGAGCGGGACGTATCGCAGCCATGGACGAGGCTGCCGTCGATTTTCAGGTTCTCTCGCTGGCTGCCATGGGCTTTGACAGCCTGGACGCGGCCACAGCCAACGCACTCGCCCAGGACGTCAACGATGAATTGGCTGAAGCCGTGCGTGCTCACCCCAGCCGTCTCGGTGGCTTCGCCACACTCGCGTTGAAAGATCCTGATACCGCAGCAGTAGAACTTGAGCGTTGTGTCACACAACTTGGTTTTCGTGGCGCTCTCGTCGATGGCACTACCGACGGCTTATTTCTGGACGATCCTCGCTTCCTTCCGGTCTTTGAGGCTGCAGCCCATCTCGGTGTTCCTGTCTATCTTCATCCTGCGCTGCCACCAGAGCCCGTTAAGAATGCGTACTTCTCAGGCCTCCCCGGTGAGCTTGGCCATCTGCTCTCAATTGCGGGCTGGGGTTGGCATGCGGAGACGGGGCTTCATACATTGCGGCTGATCCTCTCTGGCCTCTTTGACCGATTCCCCTCACTGCAACTCATCATCGGCCATATGGGAGAGGGCTTGCCGTATGCGCTAGCCCGCTCCAGTGGGGTGCTCTCACAGGCAGCCCCCCATCTGCGCCAACCTGTGGCTGGATACTTCAAGTCCAACATCCACCTGACGACCAGCGGTTACTTCAGCCAGCCGCCTCTGCGTTGCGCAATGGATGTTGTCGGCATCGATCGCCTCATGTTCTCCATCGACTATCCCTTCAGTCCCAATGGCCGCGGCCGTGCCTACCTGGATAGTCTGCAGGAGCTGCTTTCATCAGAAGATCTAGCCAAGCTCGTCCATCGAAATGCTGAGGCACTTCTTGGCTTGTAG
- a CDS encoding chloride channel protein, producing the protein MPLVHEDLGVIYSRDLIKWLIIAPIIGVTAGLAITAIAVIILGKMWPAVMAYYLGHHWAIVPSLVVGFAITGLIMQYLTPDPDEHSTEEIIRSYHEHQGDIDMRPFFPKLLAAVTTVGFGGSAALEGPSIYGGAAIGSWLWTKLGRLRLDSRDRRIMLICGAAAGMSAVFRAPLTGIVFALEMPYRDDLAHEALVPSLIASVVSFVTMSSFLGGTPLFNFAGGSSYTGKDIVWCALLGVIIGLIAMAFVVTFRRARTFFVKNGLPHWLKLAIGGFLTGLCGILFLHLYHGTLMPIGPNYEAVGEILGKHHSSGELLIFSALKLAATLFTLAVGGVSAMFVPLFLTGGAIGTAFAQSVVHSPALGLYAAVGMASFISAGYKTPLAAVVFVAEATGGHAFIIPALIGAAVAYAVSGDASASGDQRLHEGVKIQELGDIFVREVMQPQMISVQASLTLREFASTLSPHHRHEVFPVFEDQELLGTVALWSIAQVPVDKWSTTTVREITEMEPQTISPECDVMEALRLLAQEHQQPMLLVLSEEGRLEGMVTKSDILQALTIRRDPAPGANLKIEPFDPISAS; encoded by the coding sequence TTGCCTTTGGTCCATGAAGACCTGGGCGTAATCTATTCGCGAGACCTGATCAAGTGGCTGATCATCGCCCCCATCATCGGTGTAACCGCGGGCCTGGCCATCACAGCGATTGCCGTCATCATTCTCGGCAAGATGTGGCCTGCGGTGATGGCTTACTATCTGGGCCATCACTGGGCCATCGTTCCCAGTCTGGTTGTGGGCTTTGCTATCACCGGACTGATCATGCAGTACCTTACGCCCGATCCGGACGAGCACTCTACCGAAGAGATTATCCGCTCCTACCATGAGCATCAGGGCGATATCGACATGCGCCCCTTCTTCCCGAAACTGCTCGCGGCGGTCACGACCGTCGGATTCGGTGGCAGTGCTGCCCTGGAGGGTCCAAGTATCTATGGCGGTGCCGCCATCGGGTCGTGGCTCTGGACGAAACTGGGGCGGTTGAGACTGGATTCAAGAGACCGCCGCATCATGTTGATCTGCGGCGCGGCGGCCGGCATGTCCGCTGTCTTCCGCGCGCCACTTACAGGTATTGTCTTTGCCCTTGAGATGCCTTATCGGGATGATCTCGCGCACGAGGCCCTGGTCCCTTCTCTGATCGCCTCCGTCGTCTCTTTTGTAACGATGAGTTCCTTCCTCGGTGGAACACCGCTCTTCAACTTCGCCGGCGGATCGTCGTACACAGGGAAAGATATCGTCTGGTGTGCATTGCTCGGCGTGATCATCGGCTTGATTGCCATGGCCTTTGTGGTGACCTTTCGCCGCGCCCGGACCTTCTTCGTCAAGAACGGGCTGCCACATTGGTTGAAACTCGCCATCGGAGGTTTTTTGACCGGGCTGTGCGGCATCCTCTTCCTGCATCTCTACCACGGTACGTTGATGCCTATCGGCCCAAACTACGAGGCTGTAGGAGAGATTCTGGGCAAACACCATAGCTCCGGCGAGCTTCTTATCTTCAGTGCGCTGAAACTTGCCGCCACGCTATTCACCCTTGCCGTTGGCGGCGTCAGCGCCATGTTCGTCCCCCTCTTTCTGACGGGCGGAGCTATTGGAACGGCCTTTGCCCAATCCGTGGTCCATAGTCCTGCGCTTGGGCTGTACGCTGCCGTAGGCATGGCCTCGTTCATCTCGGCGGGGTATAAGACCCCTCTGGCTGCAGTTGTCTTTGTGGCGGAAGCAACGGGTGGTCATGCCTTCATCATCCCGGCTCTCATTGGAGCCGCCGTGGCTTATGCGGTCTCCGGAGATGCCTCTGCCTCGGGCGATCAACGCCTGCATGAAGGGGTAAAGATCCAGGAACTGGGAGACATCTTTGTTCGCGAGGTAATGCAGCCGCAGATGATTTCAGTACAGGCATCCTTGACGCTCCGTGAGTTTGCCAGCACCCTGTCCCCGCACCATCGCCACGAGGTATTTCCTGTCTTTGAAGATCAGGAGCTTCTGGGAACGGTTGCCCTTTGGTCGATAGCCCAGGTCCCCGTCGATAAATGGAGTACGACAACGGTCAGGGAGATCACCGAAATGGAACCCCAAACGATTTCTCCTGAGTGCGATGTGATGGAAGCCCTTCGGCTGCTTGCACAGGAGCACCAGCAACCCATGTTGCTGGTGCTCTCAGAAGAGGGCCGGCTGGAAGGGATGGTGACAAAGTCAGACATACTTCAGGCACTAACGATCAGAAGAGATCCTGCACCAGGGGCCAATCTTAAAATAGAGCCCTTCGATCCTATCTCGGCAAGTTGA
- a CDS encoding flavin reductase family protein: MQFNLEQGVTGDAYKLLTGLVAPRPIALVTSMNEDGSLNAAPFSAYNYLCTDPPIIGMGVTNRPQEHFVPKDTARNIRRTGEFVVNVVTEDLAQQMNICATDFPAGINELEMAGLTTAPSQLVKVPRIEQAHAALECREFTTMEIGRSRIILGRVVAIYIEDKYVDPSGPYVKAEELHAIGRMNGLGAYVKTRDAFISIPRISYAEWKNGKR; encoded by the coding sequence ATGCAATTCAATCTGGAACAGGGTGTCACGGGTGATGCCTACAAGCTTTTAACTGGACTGGTTGCACCGCGACCCATTGCACTGGTTACCAGCATGAATGAGGATGGCAGCCTAAATGCTGCTCCCTTCAGCGCCTACAACTATCTGTGTACCGACCCACCGATTATCGGAATGGGCGTCACAAATCGTCCGCAGGAGCATTTTGTTCCCAAGGACACTGCCAGAAACATTCGACGCACGGGCGAATTCGTCGTAAACGTCGTGACCGAGGACCTGGCTCAGCAGATGAACATCTGTGCCACCGACTTTCCTGCCGGGATCAATGAATTGGAGATGGCTGGCTTGACCACGGCTCCTTCCCAGTTGGTGAAGGTACCCCGTATCGAACAGGCACATGCGGCGCTGGAGTGCAGAGAGTTTACGACGATGGAAATTGGCCGCTCACGCATCATCCTCGGCAGGGTCGTTGCGATTTATATCGAAGACAAATACGTCGATCCCTCTGGCCCTTACGTAAAGGCGGAAGAGCTGCACGCGATTGGCCGGATGAACGGCCTTGGAGCCTACGTGAAGACGAGGGATGCCTTTATAAGCATTCCTCGAATCTCTTACGCAGAGTGGAAGAACGGTAAGCGATAG